The following are from one region of the Macaca thibetana thibetana isolate TM-01 chromosome 2, ASM2454274v1, whole genome shotgun sequence genome:
- the SLC15A2 gene encoding solute carrier family 15 member 2 isoform X3: protein MNPFQKNESKETLFSPVSIEDVPPRPPSPPKKPSPKICGSNYPLSIAFIVVNEFCERFSYYGMKAVLILYFLYFLHWNEDTSTSIYHAFSSLCYFTPILGAAIADSWLGKFKTIIYLSLVYVLGHVIKSLGALPILGGQVVHTVLSLVGLSLIALGTGGIKPCVAAFGGDQFEEKHAEERTRYFSVFYLSINAGSLISTFITPMLRGDVQCFGEDCYALAFGVPGLLMVIALVVFAMGSKIYNKPPPEGNIVAQVFKCIWFAISNRFKNRSGDIPKRQHWLDWAAEKYPKQLIMDVKALTRVLFLYIPLPMFWALLDQQGSRWTLQAIRMNGNLGFFVLQPDQMQVLNPLLVLIFIPLFDFVIYRLVSKCGINFSSLRKMAVGMILACLAFAVAAAVEIKINEMTPAQPGPQEVFLQVLNLADDEVKVTVVGNENDSLLIESIKSFQKTPQYSKLHLKTKSQNFHFHLKYHNLSLYTEHSVQEKNWYSLVIREDGNSISSMMVKDTESKTTNGMTTVRFVNTLHKGVNISLSKDTSLNVGEDYGVSAYRTVQRGEYVEITIAVKTTLYS, encoded by the exons atgaatcctttccagaaaaatGAGTCCAAGGAAACTCTTTTTTCACCTGTCTCCATTGAAGACGtaccacctcgacctcccagcccTCCAAAGAAGCCATCTCCG AAAATCTGTGGCTCCAACTATCCACTGAGCATTGCCTTCATTGTGGTGAATGAATTCTGCGAGCGCTTTTCCTATTATGGAATGAAAG CTGTGCTGAtcctgtatttcctgtatttcctGCACTGGAATGAAGATACCTCCACATCTATATACCATGCCTTCAGCAGCCTCTGTTATTTTACTCCCATCCTGGGAGCAGCCATTGCTGACTCATGGTTGGGAAAATTCAA GACAATCATCTATCTCTCCTTGGTGTATGTGCTTGGCCATGTGATCAAGTCCTTGGGTGCCTTACCAATACTGGGAGGACAAGTGGTACACAC AGTCCTATCATTAGTCGGCCTGAGTCTAATAGCTTTGGGGACAGGAGGCATCAAACCCTGTGTGGCAGCTTTTGGTGGAGACCAGTTTGAAGAAAAACAT GCAGAGGAACGGACTAGATACTTCTCAGTCTTCTACCTGTCCATCAATGCAGGGAGCTTGATTTCTACATTTATCACACCCATGCTGAGAG GAGATGTGCAGTGTTTTGGAGAAGACTGCTACGCATTGGCTTTTGGAGTTCCAGGATTGCTCATGGTAATTGCACTTG TTGTGTTTGCAATGGGAAGCAAAATATACAATAAACCACCCCCTGAAGGAAACATAGTGGCTCAAGTTTTCAAATGTATCTGG TTTGCTATTTCCAATCGTTTCAAGAACCGTTCTGGAGACATTCCAAAGCGACAGCACTGGCTAGACTGGGCAGCTGAGAAATATCCA AAGCAACTCATTATGGATGTGAAGGCACTGACCAGGGTACTATTCCTTTATATCCCATTGCCCATGTTCTGGGCTCTTTTGGATCAGCAG GGTTCACGATGGACTTTGCAAGCCATCAGGATGAATGGGAATTTG ggtttttttgtgcTTCAGCCGGACCAGATGCAG GTTCTAAATCCCCTTCTGGTTCTTATCTTCATCCCATTGTTTGACTTTGTCATTTATCGTCTGGTCTCCAAGTGTGGAATTAACTTCTC ATCACTTAGGAAAATGGCTGTTGGTATGATCCTAGCATGCCTGGCATTTGCAGTTGCGGCAGCTGTAGAGATCAAAATAAAT GAAATGACCCCAGCCCAGCCAGGTCCCCAGGAGGTTTTCCTACAAGTCTTGAATCTGGCAGATGATGAAGTGAAAGTGACAGTGGTAGGAAATGAAAACGATTCTCTGTTGATAGAGTCCATCAAATCCTTTCAG aaaacacCACAGTATTCCAAACTGCACCTGAAAACAAAAAGCCAGAATTTTCACTTCCACCTGAAATATCACAATTTGTCTCTCTACACTGAGCATTCTGTGCAGGAGAAGAACTGGTACAGTCTTGTCATTCGTGAAGATGGGAACAGTATCTCCAGCATGATG GTAAAGGatacagaaagcaaaacaaccaATGGGATGACAACCGTGAG GTTTGTTAACACTTTGCATAAAGGTGTCAACATCTCCCTGAGTAAAGATACCTCTCTCAATGTTGGTGAAGACTATGGTGTGTCTGCGTATAGAACAGTGCAAAGAGGAGA ATATGTTGAGATCACGATTGCTGTGAAGACCACACTATATAGTTAA